Proteins found in one Acidobacteriota bacterium genomic segment:
- a CDS encoding discoidin domain-containing protein, with the protein MTIGRIAAFAALVGIGWAGAHPPALTAAEPETRSIIQETDKEELKLVLPKPMFVGTPRNIRTPNLEVITGKPRGPFFVPKGTVLLSLNKPVTSSDPEPVIGELSFITDGEKSGEDGYFVELGPGTHWVQIDLGKTSRLHAILVWHYHSQARVYRDVVIQVSDDPDFVAGVTTIFNNDHDNSSGLGVGKDKEYIETNEGRLFDPKGVESRYIRLYSAGNTANDMNHYVEVEIYGIPVK; encoded by the coding sequence ATGACAATCGGAAGAATCGCCGCGTTCGCGGCTCTGGTCGGAATCGGATGGGCCGGGGCGCATCCGCCCGCTTTGACGGCCGCGGAACCCGAGACGCGATCCATCATTCAGGAGACCGACAAGGAGGAGCTGAAGCTCGTCCTGCCCAAACCGATGTTCGTCGGCACGCCGCGCAACATCCGCACACCGAATCTCGAAGTCATCACCGGAAAACCCCGGGGGCCGTTTTTCGTTCCCAAGGGAACCGTCCTTCTGTCTTTGAACAAGCCGGTGACGTCGAGCGACCCGGAGCCCGTAATCGGAGAACTCTCTTTCATCACGGACGGCGAAAAGTCGGGCGAAGACGGATACTTCGTTGAGCTCGGGCCGGGGACGCATTGGGTTCAGATCGATCTCGGGAAGACGAGCCGCCTTCACGCCATCCTTGTCTGGCATTATCACAGCCAGGCCCGCGTTTACCGGGATGTCGTCATTCAGGTGTCCGATGATCCGGATTTCGTGGCGGGCGTCACCACGATTTTCAACAACGATCACGACAACTCTTCCGGACTCGGTGTGGGGAAGGACAAGGAGTATATCGAGACCAACGAAGGACGGCTCTTCGACCCGAAAGGCGTTGAGAGCCGCTACATCCGGCTTTACAGCGCCGGGAACACCGCCAATGACATGAATCATTATGTCGAGGTCGAAATTTACGGCATTCCCGTGAAATGA
- a CDS encoding FAD:protein FMN transferase, producing MKPAAQGVRRFAHEAMGTVFEIFIAGKTDAYAGQAARAGFEEIDRLERLFSRFDESSEIRRIGRLASGEAIPVGIEVTDCLDIAERVRLATGGAFDANVRTLIKWKTPDGFALGRPAAPDKEPGSPVRPGIDIDLGGIGKGYALDRVREVLADWSVFDALLQAGTSTALAIGSAPGRSGESAGWPVGVASAWKTAGHSGEVVLRDRAVSGSGFDVKGGHILDPRTGRIASGHAAAWAGHKEAAAADALSTAFMVMDDREVERFCRDHRNVWAFVVDATGRIRVFNDAALRESQGVES from the coding sequence TTGAAACCCGCCGCTCAAGGCGTCCGGCGCTTCGCTCACGAGGCCATGGGCACGGTCTTCGAGATCTTCATCGCCGGAAAGACCGACGCGTACGCAGGGCAGGCGGCGCGGGCCGGATTCGAGGAAATCGACAGGCTCGAACGTCTGTTCAGCCGCTTCGACGAATCGAGCGAAATCCGCCGCATCGGGCGTCTGGCGTCCGGAGAGGCGATCCCTGTGGGTATTGAGGTTACCGATTGCCTGGATATCGCCGAGCGCGTTCGCCTCGCGACGGGAGGGGCCTTTGATGCAAACGTCCGGACTCTGATAAAATGGAAGACGCCGGACGGCTTTGCGCTCGGGCGGCCGGCGGCGCCGGACAAGGAACCCGGCTCGCCGGTTCGGCCGGGCATCGATATCGATCTCGGAGGGATCGGCAAGGGTTATGCGCTCGACCGCGTGCGCGAGGTCCTGGCCGACTGGAGCGTTTTCGACGCCCTGCTTCAGGCCGGGACGAGCACCGCGCTCGCAATCGGTTCGGCGCCGGGACGATCCGGAGAAAGTGCGGGTTGGCCGGTCGGCGTCGCCTCGGCCTGGAAAACCGCCGGCCATTCGGGAGAGGTTGTTCTTCGGGACCGTGCGGTCAGCGGATCGGGATTTGATGTCAAGGGCGGACATATCCTGGATCCACGGACGGGGCGCATCGCATCGGGGCATGCCGCAGCCTGGGCCGGGCACAAGGAAGCCGCCGCGGCCGATGCGCTCTCGACGGCCTTCATGGTCATGGACGATCGTGAGGTCGAGCGGTTCTGCCGGGATCACCGGAACGTCTGGGCTTTCGTCGTCGACGCAACCGGCCGCATCCGCGTTTTCAACGATGCGGCGTTGAGAGAATCGCAAGGAGTTGAGTCATGA
- a CDS encoding 3'-5' exonuclease: protein MSGTRYFFFDCETTGLPRVRYFSEEVAEDWPRLVQIAWAGYDSEGNAETAQCHIIRPDDFEIPEEATRIHGITDAMARLSGRDLPDVLDEFLDAAGHPGTVLIAHNLDYDLGVVGSELVRQKRPLDFVHIPGICTMKTTTDFCRIPRPGGGFGYKWPSLTELHLRIFGLPYDGAHDAGRDIEACARCFFKLLEGGYYPQP from the coding sequence ATGAGCGGAACCCGCTATTTCTTCTTCGACTGCGAAACGACGGGGCTCCCGCGAGTTCGCTATTTTTCGGAGGAGGTCGCCGAGGACTGGCCCCGTCTTGTTCAGATCGCCTGGGCGGGCTACGATTCCGAAGGGAATGCGGAGACCGCCCAATGCCACATCATCCGGCCGGACGATTTCGAAATTCCTGAAGAGGCGACCCGCATTCACGGCATCACCGACGCCATGGCGCGTCTTTCGGGCCGGGATCTGCCGGATGTTCTGGACGAGTTTCTGGATGCGGCCGGGCATCCGGGGACCGTTCTCATCGCCCACAACCTGGACTATGATCTGGGCGTCGTCGGGTCCGAACTTGTCCGGCAGAAAAGGCCGCTCGATTTTGTGCATATCCCGGGGATCTGCACGATGAAAACAACGACCGATTTTTGCCGCATTCCCCGGCCGGGCGGAGGATTCGGATACAAGTGGCCGTCGCTCACGGAACTTCATCTCCGGATTTTCGGGCTTCCCTACGACGGGGCCCACGACGCCGGACGCGACATCGAAGCCTGCGCCCGCTGTTTTTTCAAACTTCTTGAAGGGGGATACTATCCCCAGCCCTAA